Proteins from one Mesotoga infera genomic window:
- a CDS encoding NAD(P)H-dependent flavin oxidoreductase yields MGILKIKSHEPVLPLIQGGMAVGISLDGLSAAVASVGGVGTIGTAGIGMTIEGYAKNFKQASKEGLKNVIKKARSKTDGLLGVNIMVALTNYQDMVVTALKEKIDMIISGAGLPLDLPSYLEEGSKTAIIPIVSSLKSAKVILKRWFGKFRYIPDAFIVEGPKAGGHLGYRVEDLQSQEFSLARTIPQVRQLTEEIKREYGKDVPVIAAGGIFERKDVQEMFELGATGVQVGTAFIATRECDADIRFKQALIEAKKEDIVIIKSPVGMPGRAIRNKFLVDVEAGNKKPFKCVYHCIKTCNFRETPYCIAQALMNACRGDLENGFVFSGTEGYRTKEITTVKDVIERLFGTDPLSPHR; encoded by the coding sequence ATGGGTATTTTAAAAATAAAGAGTCACGAACCGGTACTGCCCCTGATACAGGGAGGAATGGCCGTTGGTATTTCTCTCGACGGTCTCTCCGCAGCGGTCGCTTCCGTCGGAGGTGTCGGTACGATCGGCACAGCCGGGATCGGTATGACAATAGAAGGGTACGCCAAAAACTTCAAACAGGCCAGTAAGGAAGGATTGAAAAATGTGATAAAGAAAGCTCGCAGTAAAACCGATGGCCTTCTCGGTGTGAATATTATGGTTGCCCTTACCAATTACCAGGATATGGTCGTAACGGCGCTGAAGGAGAAGATAGACATGATAATCTCCGGTGCCGGATTGCCTCTGGATCTGCCTTCTTATCTGGAGGAAGGCTCGAAAACGGCGATAATACCTATAGTCTCTTCGCTGAAATCGGCGAAGGTGATTCTTAAAAGATGGTTCGGAAAGTTCCGCTACATTCCAGACGCTTTCATCGTAGAGGGCCCGAAGGCCGGCGGACATTTAGGCTACAGAGTCGAAGACCTTCAATCGCAGGAGTTTTCACTTGCCAGAACCATTCCACAGGTACGCCAACTGACAGAAGAGATAAAGCGCGAGTACGGAAAGGACGTACCGGTCATCGCCGCGGGCGGCATATTCGAACGCAAAGACGTTCAGGAGATGTTCGAACTTGGGGCAACGGGCGTACAGGTAGGAACGGCCTTCATCGCAACACGCGAATGCGATGCCGATATCAGATTCAAACAGGCTCTGATAGAGGCGAAAAAAGAGGACATCGTTATAATCAAAAGTCCCGTCGGTATGCCCGGAAGAGCGATCAGAAATAAATTTTTGGTCGATGTGGAGGCCGGAAACAAGAAGCCCTTCAAATGCGTCTATCATTGCATAAAGACCTGCAATTTCAGAGAGACCCCCTACTGCATAGCACAGGCTTTAATGAACGCATGCAGAGGCGACCTGGAAAACGGTTTCGTATTTTCGGGCACCGAAGGCTACAGGACAAAGGAAATAACAACAGTAAAAGATGTCATCGAGCGTCTTTTTGGGACGGATCCGCTGAGTCCTCACCGATAG
- a CDS encoding DMT family transporter has product MAGDSKRVYSEKSKSILLMLIASALWSTGGLFIKNVNAHPLAIAGVRSAIAAVIIFAANRKPKFNLSIPQIGAALSYVGLVFLFVSATKLTTSANAILLQFTSPIYVAIMGAWILKERVKFFDWITISIVFGGMFLFFLDKLDPRGVLGNILAIGSGVCFALFTVFMRMQKDGSPMESVLLGNLLTAVIGIPFIASGVPDAFDWLILLVMGILQLGIPYVLYSRAIKYVTALESVLISGIEPILNPFWVFLLIGEVPGPLALIGGCIVFVIVTVRCIISAFPSSGSRKAIIVTIGEDSADPSQKDAR; this is encoded by the coding sequence ATGGCCGGAGATTCGAAGAGAGTATATTCGGAAAAGTCGAAATCGATACTTCTTATGTTGATCGCCTCGGCGCTCTGGAGTACCGGAGGGTTATTCATAAAGAACGTGAACGCACACCCTCTTGCCATAGCCGGTGTTAGAAGTGCAATAGCCGCGGTGATTATCTTTGCCGCGAACAGAAAGCCCAAATTCAACTTGTCGATTCCCCAGATAGGAGCTGCGCTTTCGTATGTCGGTCTGGTCTTTCTATTCGTGAGCGCAACCAAACTGACTACTTCGGCCAATGCGATCCTTCTTCAGTTCACCTCTCCGATCTACGTTGCAATAATGGGTGCCTGGATTCTCAAAGAGAGGGTAAAGTTCTTCGACTGGATAACCATCTCGATCGTCTTCGGAGGTATGTTTCTCTTCTTCCTAGACAAGCTCGATCCAAGAGGAGTGCTCGGCAACATACTCGCCATAGGCAGCGGCGTTTGCTTCGCACTTTTCACGGTCTTTATGAGAATGCAGAAAGATGGCTCTCCAATGGAATCTGTACTCCTTGGGAATCTCTTGACAGCCGTTATAGGGATACCCTTCATCGCTTCAGGGGTACCTGATGCCTTCGATTGGTTGATCCTTTTGGTCATGGGAATTTTGCAGCTGGGAATTCCTTATGTACTCTACTCGAGAGCAATAAAATATGTAACGGCGCTTGAATCGGTTCTCATATCAGGCATAGAGCCGATATTGAATCCATTCTGGGTCTTTCTTCTCATAGGTGAGGTCCCGGGCCCACTGGCTCTGATTGGCGGCTGTATAGTCTTCGTGATAGTCACGGTGCGCTGTATAATCTCTGCCTTTCCTTCATCAGGTTCGAGAAAGGCCATCATCGTGACTATCGGTGAGGACTCAGCGGATCCGTCCCAAAAAGACGCTCGATGA
- the gltA gene encoding NADPH-dependent glutamate synthase, with protein sequence MPEKNKTKMRELDPIQRIGCFEEVALGYSKEEALKEAARCLQCKNQPCVSGCPVGINIPGFIKALREERYKDSAMILKGDNNLPAVCGRVCPQEKQCEARCILGRVPGGDAVAIGRLERFVADLEIPIESVVKPSIHKKVAVIGAGPAGLTVAADLAKEGVSVTVFEAFHTAGGVLVYGIPEFRLPKKIVSNEVQFVQEMGVEFRFNEIVGRTVPFEELVNDYDAVFIGIGAGAPRFMGIPGTNLNNIFSASEFLTRVNLMKAYLFPKYDTPVKIKDRVAVIGAGNVTMDAARTARRLGAKEVHIVYRRSEEEMPARLEEYHHAMEEGIKLHCLTLPVEYLGDANNNVVAMKCVKMTLGEPDSSGRRRPVQLENSEFTMEVDMVIEAIGQTPNAVLKAGFSSVQLNKWGSIQADEETGRTNLPKVFAGGDIVTGAATVIEAMGAGKRSAKAILKYLAGV encoded by the coding sequence ATGCCTGAAAAAAATAAGACTAAGATGAGAGAGCTCGATCCTATCCAAAGAATCGGATGCTTCGAAGAAGTGGCACTGGGATACAGCAAAGAAGAAGCTTTGAAAGAAGCTGCCAGATGCCTCCAGTGCAAGAATCAACCTTGCGTAAGCGGCTGTCCGGTTGGAATAAACATTCCTGGTTTCATAAAGGCACTCAGAGAAGAAAGGTACAAAGATAGCGCCATGATACTCAAGGGCGACAACAATCTTCCGGCGGTCTGTGGAAGGGTCTGTCCACAGGAGAAACAGTGCGAGGCAAGATGTATTCTCGGAAGGGTACCCGGAGGCGATGCCGTTGCCATCGGAAGGTTGGAGAGATTTGTCGCCGACCTGGAAATACCAATTGAAAGCGTTGTCAAACCATCGATTCATAAAAAAGTAGCAGTCATTGGAGCCGGTCCGGCAGGACTGACCGTCGCGGCCGATCTGGCAAAGGAAGGAGTTTCCGTAACAGTGTTCGAAGCCTTTCATACCGCAGGCGGCGTTCTCGTGTACGGAATTCCCGAGTTCAGGCTTCCGAAGAAGATAGTTTCAAACGAAGTGCAATTTGTACAGGAAATGGGTGTGGAGTTCAGATTCAACGAGATTGTAGGACGAACAGTTCCTTTTGAAGAACTCGTGAATGATTACGACGCCGTTTTCATAGGCATCGGGGCCGGGGCACCGAGGTTCATGGGAATCCCCGGAACGAATTTGAACAACATATTTTCGGCCTCGGAATTTCTCACTAGAGTCAATCTGATGAAGGCCTACCTCTTTCCAAAGTACGATACTCCTGTGAAGATAAAGGATCGTGTCGCGGTGATAGGTGCCGGTAACGTAACGATGGACGCCGCAAGGACGGCGAGGAGACTCGGCGCCAAGGAAGTCCATATTGTTTATAGACGCAGCGAGGAAGAGATGCCCGCCAGGCTTGAAGAGTACCATCACGCCATGGAAGAGGGGATCAAGCTCCACTGCCTGACCCTTCCTGTGGAGTATTTGGGAGATGCAAACAACAACGTTGTAGCAATGAAGTGTGTCAAAATGACGCTGGGAGAACCCGATTCATCCGGCAGAAGGCGCCCCGTGCAGCTGGAGAATTCCGAATTCACCATGGAAGTGGATATGGTGATCGAGGCAATCGGTCAGACACCCAACGCGGTCCTCAAAGCAGGGTTCTCCTCTGTCCAGCTCAACAAATGGGGATCTATACAGGCGGACGAGGAAACAGGCAGAACCAACCTCCCGAAAGTCTTCGCCGGGGGAGACATAGTGACCGGAGCCGCTACCGTTATCGAAGCCATGGGTGCGGGAAAGAGATCTGCCAAAGCTATACTGAAGTATCTGGCTGGCGTCTGA
- a CDS encoding sulfide/dihydroorotate dehydrogenase-like FAD/NAD-binding protein, with translation MYKVISREAIAPDTFDIWLEHPNIHKRAKPGQFLILRLDEFSERIPLTIVSTAEGRLRVIIKTIGKSTYKLCAVKPGETIADIVGPLGNPSEIDRFGTVCVIGGGVGIAPLFPIAKALKEAGNRVIGILGAAKKELLIMKDEFLPHLDELYITTDDGSEGIKGTVTVALQKVLKKEKVEVIWAIGPMVMMKFVSLMAAENNTLCWVSLNPIMVDGTGMCGACRAEVGEEVKFTCVHGPEFDGRKVKWDELIKRQYQYREEEKRAMEDYLKEMGGKNA, from the coding sequence ATGTACAAAGTTATCTCTAGAGAGGCTATTGCTCCAGATACATTCGATATCTGGCTTGAACATCCCAATATCCATAAAAGGGCAAAACCAGGACAGTTCCTTATTTTAAGGCTAGACGAGTTCAGTGAGAGAATACCCTTAACTATCGTTTCGACAGCCGAAGGGAGATTAAGAGTTATCATAAAGACCATCGGGAAAAGCACGTATAAGCTATGTGCCGTCAAGCCCGGAGAGACTATTGCCGACATAGTAGGACCCCTTGGTAACCCGAGCGAGATTGATCGCTTCGGGACTGTTTGTGTAATCGGTGGAGGCGTCGGAATAGCGCCTCTCTTTCCAATCGCCAAAGCGCTTAAAGAGGCCGGTAACAGAGTGATTGGTATCCTTGGAGCTGCGAAAAAAGAGTTGCTGATCATGAAAGATGAATTCCTTCCTCATCTGGATGAGCTGTACATCACTACCGACGATGGTTCGGAAGGAATCAAAGGAACGGTCACAGTCGCGTTGCAGAAAGTCTTGAAAAAAGAGAAAGTCGAAGTTATTTGGGCCATTGGACCCATGGTAATGATGAAATTCGTATCACTCATGGCGGCCGAAAACAATACTCTGTGCTGGGTATCGCTAAACCCGATAATGGTTGATGGCACGGGTATGTGCGGAGCCTGTAGAGCAGAGGTAGGGGAAGAGGTCAAATTCACCTGCGTGCACGGACCTGAGTTCGATGGAAGAAAGGTCAAATGGGATGAATTGATCAAAAGACAATACCAGTACAGAGAAGAAGAAAAACGGGCAATGGAAGATTATTTGAAAGAAATGGGTGGTAAGAATGCCTGA
- a CDS encoding ROK family transcriptional regulator yields the protein MANLNEVKATNKHFVLDLVRRKGAISRADLSRLSGLTRATVSALTGELIEEKFLKELMVGDSKKGRGGRKPVLLSLDGESKLFAGIDLHWDYFQIAVSNILGEIVTEDVYRFDRRLSPEEYFGVLSERANRVFHKDDFSGRISAIGVSLYGVVDTKNGVLKFPSHMHWPQIELERYIVGFPAPVFWESRSAASLIAETWFHEELYPRDGLIVFVNVIEGIGGAVMLNGEILKNDGISTGEIGHTTVDINGNTCTCGRRGCLEAYVSDKKLVESYVDQLDKLSLPTKSIRDMAIKIAQMASRGEEPAIKAVQQMARNLSVGIGNVINFLSPNYVVIGGFITEAWSVVEPIIREEVTKQALPGLFISTEVVKNHYGSRSGLIGALAVAIREKMRQVGSIDSNSLEHRGV from the coding sequence TTGGCCAATCTGAATGAAGTAAAAGCCACGAACAAACACTTCGTTCTGGATCTTGTTAGAAGGAAAGGGGCGATTTCGAGAGCGGATCTTTCGAGACTTTCGGGACTCACCCGGGCAACCGTGTCGGCTCTTACCGGAGAGCTGATCGAGGAGAAATTTCTTAAGGAGCTAATGGTGGGCGACTCGAAAAAAGGCAGGGGTGGTCGAAAACCAGTCCTACTGAGTCTGGATGGGGAAAGCAAACTCTTTGCGGGGATCGATCTTCACTGGGACTATTTTCAGATAGCAGTGTCTAACATACTGGGCGAGATCGTCACAGAGGATGTATATCGTTTCGACAGAAGACTCTCTCCAGAAGAGTATTTCGGCGTGTTGAGCGAAAGAGCAAACAGAGTCTTTCACAAAGATGACTTTTCCGGGAGGATATCGGCGATAGGCGTAAGTCTTTACGGTGTCGTAGATACGAAAAATGGAGTGCTGAAATTTCCAAGTCATATGCATTGGCCGCAAATTGAACTGGAGCGGTACATAGTAGGTTTTCCGGCGCCGGTCTTCTGGGAAAGCCGTTCGGCAGCCTCCCTGATCGCGGAGACATGGTTTCACGAGGAGTTATATCCCAGGGATGGTCTGATAGTATTCGTGAATGTTATAGAAGGTATCGGCGGCGCGGTGATGCTCAACGGAGAGATTCTGAAAAACGACGGCATAAGCACCGGAGAGATCGGTCATACCACCGTTGATATTAACGGCAATACATGTACCTGCGGTAGAAGAGGCTGTCTTGAGGCTTACGTATCCGACAAGAAGCTTGTGGAGAGCTATGTAGATCAGCTGGACAAACTCAGTCTTCCAACCAAAAGTATAAGGGATATGGCCATAAAGATAGCGCAGATGGCCTCTCGTGGAGAAGAACCGGCCATTAAGGCCGTACAGCAAATGGCGAGAAATCTGAGTGTCGGGATCGGGAACGTTATAAATTTTCTTAGCCCGAATTACGTGGTTATCGGAGGCTTCATAACCGAGGCCTGGTCAGTAGTAGAGCCAATAATACGCGAAGAGGTCACCAAGCAAGCCCTGCCGGGACTCTTCATTTCGACGGAGGTTGTGAAGAATCATTATGGCTCCCGCTCGGGCCTTATCGGGGCGCTGGCCGTCGCCATAAGGGAAAAGATGAGGCAGGTCGGTTCAATCGACTCCAATTCGCTGGAACACCGTGGCGTTTGA
- a CDS encoding metallophosphoesterase family protein — protein sequence MASLSISDRQQLSFTLVGDVHMGPSNSTRPGEETPGLMKRFVEEINGTPDMDFLVELGDRVNNLNYEKDRENALKFARIMNSLSVPYYPILGNHDIHYLTKEENREIYGQPVENRVAFVKGYKLIFLDTEEPVIEDVGGSVSNEQLKWLERELTFDDLPKIIFAHHPADDQEIRDNPHFVQFPQLAFVENREKIRETVGRGRKVLAYINGHVHWFGLYECNRIPYISVPSFTEAWPEKSGAPGMYAQVLISENARLELTIRSLNPRRILGKFYWNSTCSSL from the coding sequence ATGGCATCGCTTTCCATTTCAGATCGGCAACAGTTGAGTTTTACTCTTGTAGGTGACGTGCACATGGGTCCAAGCAATTCTACGAGACCGGGCGAAGAGACACCCGGCCTGATGAAGCGGTTCGTGGAAGAGATAAATGGCACACCTGACATGGATTTTCTGGTCGAACTCGGCGACAGAGTGAACAACCTAAACTACGAAAAAGACCGTGAAAACGCGCTGAAATTCGCCCGCATAATGAATTCTCTATCGGTACCTTATTATCCGATCCTGGGAAATCATGACATACACTACCTCACAAAGGAAGAGAACAGGGAAATCTACGGACAGCCGGTAGAAAATAGAGTTGCTTTCGTGAAGGGTTACAAGCTGATATTTCTGGATACGGAAGAGCCGGTTATAGAAGATGTGGGCGGAAGTGTCTCAAATGAACAGCTCAAGTGGCTTGAACGTGAATTGACTTTTGATGATCTACCAAAAATAATCTTTGCACACCATCCCGCCGACGACCAGGAGATAAGAGACAACCCTCACTTCGTTCAGTTTCCACAACTGGCATTTGTGGAGAACAGAGAAAAAATAAGGGAGACTGTTGGCAGAGGGAGAAAGGTCCTGGCTTATATCAACGGACATGTACACTGGTTCGGCCTTTACGAGTGCAATCGAATACCGTATATCTCAGTACCATCTTTTACAGAGGCGTGGCCGGAGAAGAGCGGTGCACCAGGAATGTATGCGCAGGTTTTGATTTCAGAAAACGCTCGCCTGGAACTGACCATAAGAAGCTTGAATCCTCGAAGGATCCTGGGGAAGTTCTACTGGAACAGCACTTGTAGTTCTTTATAG
- a CDS encoding ABC transporter substrate-binding protein — protein sequence MRKYFVIALFVLAVFATSLIAADPIILRFYFPVGVAGPLARYMGELADKFNSTHPDIIVEPIYSGGYPETLQRALTASKAGNPPDVALLTAADIWTAADEKIIISLESFVESEGGEAFLEPYFQAFLEDCDVAGELYAIPFQKSTPIFYYNKDMFREAGLDPDRPPSTWTELKEYATKLVKKEGGNTVRWGVEIPIDQWLLSAFIMQNGGLVNNQAGTETYLNSPEAIGALEFMRSLVAEGLMPARRLFGDSSADFVAGTTAMMYNSTGSLTFVRDSATFDWGVAYLPENVRRAVPTGGGQLVIMAGIPVERQKAAWEFIKWMTLPEQAATWSMKTGYVAVRKDAFDVPEMKAYVEGFPFAIVAREQLQFVLVGEPPATHAARQIARFMTDALEGAIAGMISAKDALNMAQAEAERVLRPYK from the coding sequence ATGCGAAAGTACTTTGTGATTGCTCTATTTGTATTGGCCGTATTTGCAACATCGCTAATTGCAGCCGATCCGATAATTCTTAGATTCTACTTCCCGGTGGGTGTCGCCGGTCCGCTGGCCAGGTATATGGGAGAGCTGGCCGACAAGTTCAACAGCACCCACCCGGATATCATCGTCGAACCGATATACTCCGGTGGTTATCCGGAAACTCTTCAGAGAGCCCTGACGGCGTCGAAGGCCGGTAACCCGCCGGATGTAGCTCTTCTCACCGCTGCCGATATATGGACCGCGGCCGACGAAAAGATCATCATCTCTCTCGAATCGTTTGTCGAAAGTGAAGGAGGAGAGGCCTTTCTAGAACCCTACTTTCAGGCCTTCCTGGAGGACTGCGACGTAGCCGGAGAACTTTACGCGATACCGTTCCAGAAAAGCACACCTATCTTCTACTACAACAAGGATATGTTCAGGGAAGCCGGTCTAGACCCCGACAGGCCACCTTCGACATGGACTGAACTGAAGGAGTACGCGACAAAACTCGTGAAAAAGGAGGGTGGGAACACTGTGCGTTGGGGAGTGGAAATCCCGATAGACCAGTGGTTGCTCTCGGCCTTCATAATGCAAAACGGAGGACTTGTGAACAATCAGGCTGGAACGGAGACCTATCTCAACAGTCCTGAAGCGATCGGCGCTCTCGAGTTCATGAGATCTCTGGTGGCTGAAGGTCTAATGCCTGCCAGAAGACTCTTCGGAGACTCCTCGGCCGATTTTGTCGCCGGTACGACGGCCATGATGTACAACTCGACCGGTAGCCTGACTTTCGTCCGGGACAGTGCGACCTTCGATTGGGGTGTGGCGTATCTTCCCGAGAACGTCAGAAGGGCCGTTCCAACGGGAGGCGGGCAGCTGGTAATAATGGCCGGGATACCTGTGGAACGCCAGAAGGCGGCGTGGGAATTCATTAAATGGATGACGCTCCCCGAACAGGCGGCAACCTGGAGCATGAAGACGGGGTACGTGGCCGTGAGAAAGGATGCTTTCGACGTTCCAGAAATGAAAGCGTACGTCGAAGGATTTCCCTTCGCGATAGTCGCGAGAGAACAGCTCCAGTTCGTTCTGGTCGGTGAGCCGCCGGCAACTCATGCGGCAAGGCAGATAGCGCGTTTCATGACGGACGCACTGGAAGGGGCGATCGCCGGCATGATAAGCGCGAAGGATGCGCTGAACATGGCCCAGGCCGAAGCCGAGAGAGTTCTGAGACCTTACAAATAA
- a CDS encoding carbohydrate ABC transporter permease gives MRLSRKWRTYLLGYLLILPSFVFLIIFTYYPVVRSVWLSLFQKMAGGVTKFVGLANYEYMFGSRLFKQVMQNNLVYSLGSVIPAILLGLVFAILLNKRLKLRGAFRFSIFYPTMIPIAAASMVWIFLFSQSYGLLNKVLNLLGLSSNIDWLNTTPYAMLSIILVSIWKFAGYYMLLFLSGLQSIDESLYEAAVLEGANAWQKLRKITLPLLSPTTFFVTLMAIINSFQSVDQVYVMTRGGPYNTTNVLLYYIYQNGFVYWDTGLASSASVVLFSILLGFTFIYYFGLQHFVHYER, from the coding sequence ATGAGATTGTCCCGCAAGTGGAGAACTTATTTGCTCGGTTATTTGCTTATTCTTCCAAGCTTCGTATTTCTGATAATATTCACTTACTATCCGGTTGTTCGTTCCGTATGGTTGAGCCTCTTTCAAAAAATGGCTGGAGGAGTCACGAAGTTTGTCGGACTTGCCAACTACGAATACATGTTTGGAAGCCGTCTCTTCAAGCAGGTAATGCAAAACAATCTCGTTTACTCACTCGGAAGCGTCATACCGGCAATACTTCTCGGGCTGGTTTTCGCGATACTCCTGAACAAACGTCTGAAGCTTCGAGGGGCTTTCCGGTTTTCTATCTTCTACCCCACTATGATTCCAATAGCGGCCGCCTCGATGGTGTGGATCTTTCTTTTCAGCCAGTCCTATGGATTGCTGAACAAAGTTCTGAACCTTCTTGGTCTTTCGTCGAACATCGACTGGTTGAATACCACCCCTTACGCGATGCTCTCGATCATCCTTGTTTCTATTTGGAAATTCGCCGGCTATTATATGTTGCTCTTTCTATCTGGGCTTCAGTCAATCGATGAAAGTCTGTATGAAGCGGCGGTGCTTGAAGGAGCCAACGCCTGGCAGAAGTTGAGAAAGATTACCCTGCCGCTGCTCTCTCCGACTACTTTTTTCGTAACTTTGATGGCGATCATAAACTCGTTTCAATCCGTAGATCAGGTATATGTCATGACCAGAGGAGGACCTTACAACACCACCAACGTCTTGCTCTATTATATCTATCAAAATGGATTTGTTTATTGGGACACTGGATTAGCCAGCAGCGCGTCTGTGGTTCTCTTCTCGATTCTGCTGGGCTTCACCTTCATTTACTACTTCGGACTGCAACACTTCGTCCACTACGAGAGGTGA
- a CDS encoding carbohydrate ABC transporter permease translates to MKWGNLVSKATVYFVLVIFSLMILMPLIWLTTTAFKTKTEIFSNPFNFLPGSLNFDNFTNAWSYAPFASYYLNTIITSFGLLAIQLVTITMAAYAFARLQFPGRDFFFILFLTQLMITPQSTILPNYLTISQMGLIDTRLGVMLPYFASAMGTFLMRQAFKSVPESLEDAGKLDGCNTFQLIWHVFLPIVRPSLIAFSIISVTYHWNEFLWPLLVTETSRSRTLTVGLTIFAQQAEGGAEWSLLMAATLIVIGPLLIAFTIFQKLFVQSFANSGMKG, encoded by the coding sequence ATGAAGTGGGGGAATCTGGTATCGAAAGCAACAGTCTATTTCGTACTGGTGATCTTTTCGCTCATGATTCTAATGCCTCTAATATGGTTGACGACTACCGCTTTCAAAACGAAAACCGAGATCTTCTCCAACCCGTTCAACTTTTTGCCGGGCAGTCTCAATTTCGACAATTTCACAAACGCCTGGTCATACGCGCCGTTTGCGAGTTACTATCTGAACACCATAATAACCTCTTTCGGACTGTTGGCCATACAGCTCGTTACGATAACGATGGCGGCCTACGCCTTCGCGAGGCTCCAGTTTCCCGGGCGGGATTTCTTTTTCATACTCTTCCTCACTCAACTTATGATCACCCCGCAGAGCACGATTCTTCCAAACTACCTGACCATAAGCCAGATGGGATTGATCGATACAAGGCTGGGGGTCATGCTCCCATATTTCGCCTCGGCCATGGGCACCTTTTTGATGAGGCAGGCTTTCAAAAGCGTTCCGGAATCTCTGGAGGATGCCGGCAAACTCGATGGCTGCAACACCTTTCAGTTGATCTGGCACGTCTTTCTGCCGATCGTCCGGCCTTCGCTGATCGCCTTTTCGATAATCAGCGTCACCTATCACTGGAATGAATTTCTCTGGCCTCTTCTGGTTACCGAAACGTCCAGATCGAGAACCCTGACGGTCGGACTGACGATCTTCGCCCAGCAGGCAGAGGGGGGTGCCGAATGGAGTTTACTCATGGCGGCGACCTTGATAGTCATAGGGCCCCTTTTGATCGCGTTCACGATATTTCAAAAGCTTTTCGTTCAGAGCTTCGCAAATTCCGGGATGAAAGGATGA
- a CDS encoding HAD family hydrolase: MISMKEPRNWELKDVRAVFSDIDGTLLDSEERLTSENLNMIQEIVHRGILMVFASGRSTRSIRKLFSGLDERNFNAIAFNGSEVTLRGEVISRTTLDSATASQIVRVVSEINIHIHAYVDGELVFSELTPAAERYALHTGLEPVIVGDLAGYLQENPPIKLVVLSESDNLSALKEKLTGQFSGVSFTRSGGIYLDITRSNVDKGRGLIEICKREGIAPENTVAFGDSDNDIEMLKAAGLSVAMSNASQEVRRIATVITDSNDENGFSKIMTKLLQNLTPLL, encoded by the coding sequence ATGATTTCCATGAAAGAACCGCGAAATTGGGAGCTAAAAGACGTGCGGGCCGTTTTCAGCGATATAGACGGCACGCTCCTGGACAGCGAAGAAAGATTGACAAGCGAGAATCTGAATATGATCCAGGAGATCGTGCACCGCGGTATTCTAATGGTTTTTGCCAGCGGTAGATCTACCAGATCGATCAGAAAGCTCTTCAGCGGACTGGACGAACGTAATTTCAACGCCATTGCCTTCAACGGTTCTGAGGTAACCCTGAGAGGAGAGGTTATTTCCAGAACTACGCTAGACTCGGCCACGGCTTCGCAAATAGTCAGGGTTGTGAGCGAGATCAATATCCATATTCACGCTTATGTTGATGGCGAGCTGGTCTTTTCGGAACTGACTCCCGCGGCGGAAAGGTATGCACTCCATACAGGCTTAGAGCCGGTAATCGTCGGAGATCTTGCCGGATATCTCCAGGAGAATCCGCCGATCAAGCTGGTCGTGCTTTCAGAATCCGACAATCTTTCTGCTTTGAAGGAAAAACTCACCGGACAGTTTTCCGGAGTCAGCTTCACCAGATCCGGAGGAATATACCTGGATATCACGCGTTCGAACGTTGACAAAGGCCGTGGATTGATTGAAATATGCAAGAGAGAAGGCATAGCACCCGAAAACACCGTAGCCTTTGGAGATAGTGACAACGATATAGAAATGCTCAAAGCGGCCGGGCTCTCCGTGGCCATGTCTAACGCTTCCCAAGAAGTGCGGAGAATCGCGACTGTAATAACTGATTCTAACGATGAAAATGGATTTTCGAAAATAATGACAAAGTTGCTGCAAAATCTGACCCCATTGCTCTAG